In the genome of Raphanus sativus cultivar WK10039 chromosome 4, ASM80110v3, whole genome shotgun sequence, one region contains:
- the LOC130510893 gene encoding 60S ribosomal protein L28-2-like: MTTVPGQLVWEIVKRNNCFLVKQFGRGNAKVQFSKETNNLCNLNSYKHSGLANKKTVTIQVADKEQGVVLGTTKTKKQNKPKLSVNKSVLKKEFPRMAKAVANQVVDNYYRPDLKKAALARLSVISKGLRVAKSGPKRRNRQA; this comes from the exons ATGACAACAGTACCAGGACAGTTGGTGTGGGAGATAGTGAAGAGAAACAACTGTTTCTTGGTCAAACAGTTCGGTAGAGGCAATGCCAAGGTCCAGTTCAGCAAGGAGACCAACAACCTCTGCAACCTCAACTCCTACAAACACTCTG GTTTGGCAAACAAAAAGACAGTGACCATTCAAGTAGCTGACAAGGAGCAAGGTGTGGTACTCGGAACCACCAAAACCAAGAAGCAAAACAAGCCTAAGCTCTCTGTTAACAAGTCTGTCCTGAAGAAGGAGTTCCCCAGGATGGCCAAAGCTGTTGCCAACCAG GTGGTGGACAACTACTACAGGCCTGATCTGAAGAAGGCAGCACTTGCTAGGCTCAGCGTGATCAGCAAAGGTCTTAGAGTCGCTAAGTCTGGTCCCAAGAGGAGAAACAGACAGGCCTGA
- the LOC130511859 gene encoding protein arginine N-methyltransferase 1.1-like isoform X2, with amino-acid sequence MSPCATPQRPPMIQPAPITTSTPTLTSEMLKDVVRTKTYQNVIYQNKFLIKDKVVLDVGAGTGILSLFCAKAGAKHVYAVECSQMADMAKEIVKANGFSDVITVLKGKIEEIELPTPKVDVIISEWMGYFLLFENMLDSVLYARNKWLVDGGLVLPDKASLFLTAIEDSEYKEDKIEFWNSVYGFDMSCIKKKAMMEPLVDTVDQKQIVTDSRLLKTMDISKMSSGDASFTAPFKLVAQRNDYIHALVAYFDVSFTMCHKLLGFSTGPKSRATHWKQTVMYLEDVLTICEGETITGSMSVSYNKKNPRDVDIKLSYSLDGQHSKISRTQHYKMR; translated from the exons ATGAGTCCATGTGCGACGCCGCAGAGACCACCGATGATACAACCAGCGCCGATTACTACTTCGACTCCTACTCTCACTTCG GAGATGTTGAAGGATGTAGTGAGAACAAAGACTTACCAGAACGTAATTTACCAAAACAAGTTTCTCATCAAGGACAAGGTTGTTCTTGATGTTGGTGCTGGCACTGGAATCTTATCTCTCTTCTGTGCCAAAGCTGGAGCTAAACATGTCTACGCt GTTGAATGTTCTCAAATGGCTGACATGGCTAAGGAGATTGTTAAAGCCAACGGATTCTCTGATG TTATAACGGTATTGAAAGGGAAGATTGAGGAGATAGAGCTTCCTACTCCTAAAGTGGATGTGATTATATCTGAATGGATGGGTTACTTTCTCTTGTTTGAAAACATGTTGGACAGTGTCCTTTACGCTCGCAACAAATGGCTT GTTGATGGTGGGCTTGTGTTGCCAGACAAAGCCTCTCTCTTTCTTACAGCCATAGAGGATTCAGAGTATAAAGAAGACAAAATTGAAT TTTGGAACAGTGTGTATGGTTTTGACATGTCATGCATCAAGAAAAAGGCTATGATGGAGCCGCTTGTTGACACTGTCGACCAAAAGCAGATTGTTACCGATAGTAGGCTACTTAAG ACGATGGATATCTCAAAGATGTCTTCTGGTGATGCTTCCTTCACTGCTCCCTTTAAACTAGTTGCACAACGTAACGACTACATCCACGCCCTTGTGGCCTACTTTGATGTGTCGTTTACCATGTGCCACAAGCTTCTAGGTTTCTCAACAG GACCAAAATCAAGGGCTACGCACTGGAAACAAACAGTCATGTACCTTGAAGATGTGTTAACAATATGTGAAGGTGAGACTATCACTGGAAGCATGTCGGTTTCTTATAACAAGAAGAATCCTCGAGACGTTGACATAAAGCTAAGCTATTCTTTGGATGGTCAGCACTCCAAGATCTCAAGAACTCAACACTACAAAATGCGTTGA
- the LOC130511859 gene encoding protein arginine N-methyltransferase 1.1-like isoform X1 has protein sequence MTKNNNNGEEEFVSFGHNLNTKIRFEDEAAAQGSAEAAQDESMCDAAETTDDTTSADYYFDSYSHFGIHEEMLKDVVRTKTYQNVIYQNKFLIKDKVVLDVGAGTGILSLFCAKAGAKHVYAVECSQMADMAKEIVKANGFSDVITVLKGKIEEIELPTPKVDVIISEWMGYFLLFENMLDSVLYARNKWLVDGGLVLPDKASLFLTAIEDSEYKEDKIEFWNSVYGFDMSCIKKKAMMEPLVDTVDQKQIVTDSRLLKTMDISKMSSGDASFTAPFKLVAQRNDYIHALVAYFDVSFTMCHKLLGFSTGPKSRATHWKQTVMYLEDVLTICEGETITGSMSVSYNKKNPRDVDIKLSYSLDGQHSKISRTQHYKMR, from the exons ATGACTAAGAACAACAACAACGGGGAAGAAGAGTTCGTCAGCTTTGGACACAATCTGAACACGAAGATACGCTTCGAAGACGAAGCTGCTGCACAAGGCTCCGCTGAAGCCGCACAAGATGAGTCCATGTGCGACGCCGCAGAGACCACCGATGATACAACCAGCGCCGATTACTACTTCGACTCCTACTCTCACTTCG gGATTCATGAA GAGATGTTGAAGGATGTAGTGAGAACAAAGACTTACCAGAACGTAATTTACCAAAACAAGTTTCTCATCAAGGACAAGGTTGTTCTTGATGTTGGTGCTGGCACTGGAATCTTATCTCTCTTCTGTGCCAAAGCTGGAGCTAAACATGTCTACGCt GTTGAATGTTCTCAAATGGCTGACATGGCTAAGGAGATTGTTAAAGCCAACGGATTCTCTGATG TTATAACGGTATTGAAAGGGAAGATTGAGGAGATAGAGCTTCCTACTCCTAAAGTGGATGTGATTATATCTGAATGGATGGGTTACTTTCTCTTGTTTGAAAACATGTTGGACAGTGTCCTTTACGCTCGCAACAAATGGCTT GTTGATGGTGGGCTTGTGTTGCCAGACAAAGCCTCTCTCTTTCTTACAGCCATAGAGGATTCAGAGTATAAAGAAGACAAAATTGAAT TTTGGAACAGTGTGTATGGTTTTGACATGTCATGCATCAAGAAAAAGGCTATGATGGAGCCGCTTGTTGACACTGTCGACCAAAAGCAGATTGTTACCGATAGTAGGCTACTTAAG ACGATGGATATCTCAAAGATGTCTTCTGGTGATGCTTCCTTCACTGCTCCCTTTAAACTAGTTGCACAACGTAACGACTACATCCACGCCCTTGTGGCCTACTTTGATGTGTCGTTTACCATGTGCCACAAGCTTCTAGGTTTCTCAACAG GACCAAAATCAAGGGCTACGCACTGGAAACAAACAGTCATGTACCTTGAAGATGTGTTAACAATATGTGAAGGTGAGACTATCACTGGAAGCATGTCGGTTTCTTATAACAAGAAGAATCCTCGAGACGTTGACATAAAGCTAAGCTATTCTTTGGATGGTCAGCACTCCAAGATCTCAAGAACTCAACACTACAAAATGCGTTGA
- the LOC108839016 gene encoding uncharacterized protein LOC108839016, with translation MASKLIQVQSKACEASKFVAKHGTSYYRQLLEKNKHYIQEPATVDKCQELSKQLLYTRLASIPGRCETFRKEVDYAKNLWKNRTDLKVEDAGIAAFFGLECFAWYCAGEIIGRGFTFTGYYP, from the exons ATGGCATCAAAGTTGATACAAGTTCAGTCAAAGGCATGTGAGGCTTCCAAGTTTGTGGCCAAGCATGGAACTTCTTACTACAGGCAGTTGCTTGAGAAGAACAAACACTATATCCAGGAACCTGCTACGGTGGACAAGTGCCAAGAGTTGTCTAAGCAACTTCTCTACACCCGTCTTGCTAG CATTCCTGGACGCTGTGAAACCTTCCGGAAGGAAGTAGACTACGCGAAGAACTTGTGGAAGAACAGAACCGATCTGAAGGTAGAAGATGCCGGAATCGCTGCATTTTTTGGTCTCGAATGCTTTGCCTGGTACTGCGCTGGTGAAATCATCGGCAGAGGCTTCACCTTCACCGGCTACTACCCTTGA